One Micromonospora sp. WMMD1120 genomic region harbors:
- the mycP gene encoding type VII secretion-associated serine protease mycosin, with protein MAEDVTRVRHSGPSTARRATGRALLGVAAALAVVTPTAAAAPTAAPTGGGQLAGMPMAFAPGDAVARTDQVRDEQWQLDELRAETAWRTSTGRGVTVAVVDSGVDGTHPDLVGQVLPGRDLVGPEGGPGPDPVGHGTTVAGLIAGRNDDKRGVVGLAPDARILPVRVLDKDNRYDDALIVAQGVRWAVDNGARVINLSLGGSGDSPALAAALDYAFVRDVVVIACTGNLATSSSTQVWYPAREPGVIAVAGLERSSDNLWSGSITGRATVLTAPASGLVGAKPPGGYWRVQGTSFAAPLVTATAALVRSRYPQMPAGEVVNRLLATARDIGPTGRDDRFGYGVVDPVAALTADVPPVTVNPLDDQTSPGVTGFGPAPGTADDNPVAGAGSDPLGLSAPHQQSQWTARAAGGQDPSAPKQLWTAVVLLVGLLGGAALLARRLRRRIR; from the coding sequence ATGGCTGAGGATGTGACTCGGGTGCGGCACAGCGGTCCGTCGACGGCCCGTCGAGCGACCGGCCGGGCGCTGCTCGGTGTGGCCGCGGCGCTCGCCGTCGTGACCCCCACCGCCGCAGCCGCGCCCACCGCCGCGCCCACCGGCGGTGGTCAGCTCGCCGGCATGCCGATGGCGTTCGCGCCCGGTGACGCCGTCGCCCGCACCGACCAGGTCCGCGACGAGCAGTGGCAACTCGACGAGCTGCGGGCCGAGACGGCCTGGCGCACCTCGACCGGCCGGGGGGTGACCGTCGCCGTGGTGGACTCCGGGGTGGACGGCACGCATCCCGACCTGGTCGGGCAGGTGCTGCCCGGCCGGGACCTGGTCGGCCCCGAGGGCGGGCCGGGCCCGGACCCGGTGGGCCACGGCACCACTGTCGCCGGCCTGATCGCCGGCCGCAACGACGACAAGCGCGGCGTCGTCGGCCTGGCGCCGGACGCCCGGATCCTGCCGGTCCGGGTGCTCGACAAGGACAACCGCTACGACGACGCGCTGATCGTCGCCCAGGGGGTTCGTTGGGCCGTCGACAACGGCGCTCGCGTGATCAACCTGTCGCTGGGCGGCAGCGGCGACAGCCCGGCCCTGGCGGCGGCTCTCGACTACGCGTTCGTCCGGGACGTGGTGGTGATCGCGTGCACCGGCAACCTGGCCACCTCCAGCAGCACCCAGGTGTGGTACCCGGCCCGCGAGCCGGGTGTCATCGCGGTCGCCGGCCTCGAACGCAGCAGCGACAACCTCTGGTCCGGGTCGATCACCGGCCGGGCGACGGTGCTCACCGCTCCGGCCAGCGGACTGGTGGGGGCCAAGCCGCCCGGTGGGTACTGGCGCGTCCAGGGCACCAGTTTCGCCGCACCGCTGGTGACGGCCACCGCCGCGCTGGTCCGGTCCCGCTACCCGCAGATGCCTGCCGGCGAGGTGGTCAACCGGTTGCTGGCCACCGCCCGGGACATCGGCCCGACCGGGCGCGACGACCGTTTCGGGTACGGCGTGGTCGACCCGGTGGCCGCGCTCACCGCTGACGTGCCGCCGGTGACCGTCAACCCGTTGGACGACCAGACCTCGCCCGGGGTCACCGGGTTCGGTCCGGCGCCCGGCACCGCCGACGACAACCCGGTGGCCGGAGCCGGTAGCGACCCGCTCGGTCTCTCCGCGCCCCACCAGCAGAGCCAGTGGACGGCTCGGGCGGCCGGCGGTCAGGACCCGTCCGCGCCGAAGCAGCTCTGGACCGCCGTCGTGCTCCTCGTCGGCCTGCTCGGCGGCGCCGCCCTCCTGGCCCGTCGTCTGCGACGCCGGATTCGTTGA
- a CDS encoding phosphatase PAP2 family protein: MRTRRPLSPAPAGRPSWRRRRLDPDHALGLRLTVAAAAAFLILVPFALLTLLVLGAWAPLRRLDNAVTDALHSYAQDHPAWVVLMRIWTEVFAPMPLRAVAVLLVVWLVRRGARRLALWAATTMIVGGLIGPLLKLLVGRDRPELLDPVARAAGYSFPSGHALNATLAAGVLLLVLLPYAGRGLGRAALWVGAVLLTVVTGLSRVALGVHFTSDVLGGWLLGVAVVAATTAAFTSWRAHTGRRPVRPTRDGLAPEVERQPGAA; the protein is encoded by the coding sequence ATGCGTACGCGTCGTCCGCTCTCTCCCGCCCCCGCCGGCCGGCCGTCCTGGCGGCGCCGCCGGCTCGACCCGGACCACGCGCTGGGGCTGCGGCTGACAGTGGCCGCGGCGGCGGCGTTCCTGATTCTGGTGCCCTTCGCGCTGCTCACGTTGCTGGTGCTCGGCGCGTGGGCGCCGCTGCGCCGGCTGGACAACGCGGTCACCGACGCGCTGCACAGCTATGCGCAGGACCATCCGGCCTGGGTGGTGCTGATGCGGATCTGGACCGAGGTGTTCGCGCCGATGCCGCTGCGGGCCGTCGCGGTGCTGCTGGTGGTCTGGCTGGTGCGTCGGGGCGCCCGCCGACTGGCTCTCTGGGCGGCCACCACCATGATCGTTGGCGGGCTCATCGGGCCGCTGCTCAAGCTGCTCGTCGGCCGGGACCGGCCGGAGTTGCTGGACCCGGTGGCACGGGCCGCCGGTTACTCGTTCCCCTCCGGGCACGCGCTCAACGCCACACTGGCCGCCGGGGTGCTGCTGCTGGTGCTCCTCCCGTACGCCGGGCGGGGGCTGGGGCGGGCGGCGCTCTGGGTCGGCGCAGTGCTGCTCACCGTCGTGACCGGACTCAGCCGGGTGGCGCTCGGCGTGCACTTCACCAGCGACGTGCTGGGCGGCTGGCTGCTCGGGGTGGCGGTGGTCGCGGCGACCACCGCCGCGTTCACCAGTTGGCGGGCGCACACCGGCCGCCGGCCGGTCCGGCCGACCCGCGACGGCCTCGCCCCCGAGGTCGAACGGCAGCCGGGGGCGGCCTGA
- a CDS encoding phosphatase PAP2 family protein → MSDTMVQIVRRVLLPVSVLFGVMVLLGVLVTRVFARTWPFTVEDAVNRELAADRTGEWNNVSLVFSTLASTQMIVVVTVLVALALRLWLKRWREPLFLCAAVTAQALVFLLTTIAIDRRRPAVEHMDVSPPTSSFPSGHTSAAVALYVGIAVLMALRARSTGAKVAWWALLLVPLGVALTRMYRGMHHPSDVVASFLNGGTCVAIMARAVLDRSVRWGRAKLPSVRRPAMPSPS, encoded by the coding sequence ATGTCCGACACCATGGTCCAGATCGTCCGGCGCGTGCTGCTGCCGGTGTCAGTGCTGTTCGGCGTCATGGTGCTGCTCGGGGTGCTGGTGACCCGGGTGTTCGCCCGGACCTGGCCGTTCACGGTGGAGGACGCGGTCAACCGGGAGTTGGCCGCCGACCGCACCGGCGAGTGGAACAACGTCTCGCTGGTGTTCAGCACGCTGGCCAGCACCCAGATGATCGTGGTCGTCACCGTGCTGGTGGCGTTGGCGCTACGACTCTGGCTCAAGCGCTGGCGGGAGCCGCTGTTCCTGTGCGCCGCGGTGACCGCCCAGGCGCTGGTGTTCCTGCTGACCACGATCGCGATCGACAGGCGACGGCCGGCGGTGGAGCACATGGACGTCTCGCCGCCCACGTCGAGCTTCCCGTCCGGGCACACCTCGGCGGCCGTCGCGCTCTACGTCGGGATCGCCGTGCTGATGGCGCTGCGGGCGCGCAGCACCGGCGCGAAGGTCGCCTGGTGGGCGCTGCTGCTGGTGCCGCTGGGGGTGGCGCTGACCCGCATGTACCGGGGGATGCACCACCCGAGCGACGTGGTGGCCTCGTTCCTCAACGGCGGCACCTGCGTCGCGATCATGGCTCGCGCCGTGCTGGACCGAAGCGTGCGGTGGGGCCGGGCGAAGCTGCCGAGCGTCCGGCGGCCCGCCATGCCGAGCCCGAGCTGA
- a CDS encoding MarP family serine protease, translated as MSVVDLVLLLLMLVFAISGYRQGFVIGVTSLSGFFLGLLLGLQLGPLFARQFADAGTRVLISLVAIFGLAVVGQALAGWLGSHLRKTITSDVGRRVDDVGGALVSLFAVLLLAWLVAVPLGSSSVPWLAASVRNSALITVVNRVLPEQAHQLSTALEDTVDTDGFPDVFGDLAPTRARQVDPPDPALAGSQVVVNGQQSVVKVLGSAPSCSRRIEGSGFVYADDRVMTNAHVVAGTRSVAVELGGERYDGKVVVYDPNRDLAVLLVPGLPGPSLRFAAGNAGSGSDAIVLGFPLDGPYNAQSARIRDVDRIKGPDIYSENDVTREIYTIRALVRSGNSGGPLLSANGLVLGVIFAAASDDPNTGFAVTAAEARPVALAGAERNRQVATGECT; from the coding sequence GTGTCCGTCGTGGATCTCGTCCTGCTGCTGCTCATGCTCGTGTTCGCGATCAGCGGATACCGCCAGGGCTTCGTCATCGGCGTCACGTCGCTGTCCGGCTTCTTCCTCGGCCTGCTGCTGGGTCTCCAGCTCGGGCCGTTGTTCGCCAGGCAGTTCGCGGACGCCGGCACCCGTGTGCTGATCTCGCTGGTGGCGATCTTCGGGCTGGCGGTGGTGGGCCAGGCGCTGGCCGGCTGGCTCGGTTCGCACCTGCGCAAGACGATCACCAGCGACGTGGGCAGACGGGTCGACGACGTCGGCGGGGCGCTGGTCTCGCTCTTCGCGGTGCTTCTGCTCGCATGGCTCGTGGCGGTGCCGCTCGGCTCGTCCTCGGTGCCCTGGCTCGCCGCGTCGGTCCGTAACAGCGCGTTGATCACGGTGGTCAACCGGGTCCTGCCCGAGCAGGCCCACCAGTTGTCCACAGCCCTGGAGGACACCGTCGACACCGACGGCTTCCCGGACGTCTTCGGTGACCTCGCGCCGACCCGGGCCCGGCAGGTCGATCCGCCGGACCCGGCGCTGGCCGGCTCACAGGTGGTGGTCAACGGTCAACAGTCGGTCGTCAAGGTGCTCGGTTCCGCGCCGAGCTGTTCCCGCCGCATCGAGGGCTCCGGCTTCGTCTACGCCGACGACCGGGTGATGACCAACGCGCACGTCGTCGCCGGCACCCGGTCGGTCGCCGTCGAGCTGGGCGGCGAACGGTACGACGGCAAGGTGGTCGTCTACGACCCGAACCGGGACCTGGCCGTGCTGCTGGTGCCCGGGCTGCCCGGCCCGTCCCTGCGGTTCGCCGCCGGCAACGCGGGCAGCGGCTCGGACGCGATCGTGCTCGGGTTCCCGCTCGACGGTCCGTACAACGCGCAGTCGGCGCGTATCCGCGACGTTGACCGGATCAAGGGCCCGGACATCTACTCCGAGAACGACGTCACCCGGGAGATCTACACGATCCGGGCGCTGGTCCGCAGCGGCAACTCCGGTGGTCCGCTGCTCTCCGCCAACGGCCTGGTGCTCGGAGTGATCTTCGCGGCGGCGTCCGACGACCCGAACACGGGCTTCGCGGTGACCGCAGCCGAGGCCCGCCCGGTGGCCCTGGCCGGCGCCGAGCGCAACCGGCAGGTGGCCACCGGCGAGTGCACCTGA
- a CDS encoding CoA pyrophosphatase: MTRRPPEWIEPLLTRLGTARAEDFTRLTTPSEGGRESAVLVLLGEQPGAGPDVLVLQRAATLRNHAGQPAFPGGAADPEDADARATALREANEEVGLDPTSVTVLAELPKLWIPVSDFVVTPVLAWWHDPHPVHPREPAEVAHVARLPVSELVDPANRLRVRHPSGWIGPAFSARGMLVWGFTAGVLSTLLEMGGWARPWSRSRVVELPPTGATPAPSAGTDDADETALR; this comes from the coding sequence GTGACCCGCCGACCACCCGAGTGGATCGAGCCGTTGCTGACCCGGCTCGGCACCGCCCGCGCCGAGGACTTCACCCGGCTGACCACTCCGTCCGAGGGCGGTCGGGAGAGCGCGGTGCTCGTGCTGCTCGGCGAGCAGCCCGGCGCGGGCCCGGACGTGCTGGTCCTGCAACGCGCGGCCACCCTGCGCAACCACGCCGGCCAGCCGGCCTTTCCCGGGGGTGCGGCCGACCCGGAGGACGCCGACGCCCGAGCCACCGCCCTGCGCGAGGCCAACGAGGAGGTCGGCCTCGACCCGACCAGCGTGACGGTGCTGGCCGAGCTGCCCAAGCTGTGGATTCCGGTCAGTGACTTCGTGGTCACGCCGGTGCTGGCCTGGTGGCACGACCCGCACCCGGTGCACCCCCGCGAACCGGCCGAGGTGGCGCACGTCGCCCGCCTGCCGGTCAGCGAACTCGTCGATCCGGCCAACCGGCTCCGGGTCCGGCACCCCAGCGGCTGGATCGGGCCGGCGTTCTCGGCCCGCGGGATGCTCGTCTGGGGCTTCACCGCCGGGGTGCTCTCCACCCTGCTGGAAATGGGCGGCTGGGCCCGTCCGTGGTCGCGTAGCCGGGTCGTGGAGCTTCCGCCGACCGGGGCGACCCCGGCACCGTCGGCCGGCACCGACGACGCCGACGAGACCGCCTTGCGCTGA
- a CDS encoding TlpA disulfide reductase family protein: MKRPLTLLVLPLLLAAVGCTSDPADDQPTSRPAAAERPSPFRDCATLTTPPASPDTSGAGTASPGATASGGQALPALTLSCFTGGAPVALADVAGPAVINVWASWCPPCRKELPAFQRLSERAAGQLQVVGVNSRDSRSGAQSIGEDFGVRFPILVDQGEALQRELRRNAIPLTLFVDADGRVRHIDATGALDDAQLSKLVRQHLGLTVTV, translated from the coding sequence GTGAAACGCCCGCTCACCCTCCTGGTCCTCCCGCTGCTGCTGGCCGCCGTCGGCTGCACCAGCGACCCGGCCGACGATCAACCGACTTCCCGGCCGGCCGCCGCCGAGCGCCCGTCGCCGTTCCGGGACTGCGCCACGCTGACCACGCCGCCCGCGTCTCCCGACACGTCCGGTGCTGGCACCGCGTCCCCCGGCGCGACGGCCTCCGGTGGGCAGGCGCTGCCGGCACTGACGCTGTCCTGCTTCACCGGCGGCGCTCCGGTCGCGCTCGCGGACGTGGCAGGGCCGGCGGTCATCAACGTGTGGGCGTCCTGGTGCCCGCCGTGCCGCAAGGAGCTGCCCGCCTTCCAGCGGCTGAGCGAGCGGGCCGCCGGCCAGCTCCAGGTCGTCGGGGTCAACAGCCGGGACAGCCGCAGCGGTGCCCAGTCCATCGGCGAGGATTTCGGCGTGCGATTCCCGATCCTTGTCGACCAGGGGGAGGCGCTGCAACGCGAGCTGAGGCGCAACGCCATCCCATTGACCCTCTTCGTCGACGCCGACGGTCGGGTCCGGCACATCGACGCCACCGGCGCGCTCGACGACGCCCAGCTCAGCAAGCTGGTCCGCCAGCACCTCGGCCTCACGGTGACCGTGTGA
- the nth gene encoding endonuclease III, which translates to MSGARRRLTVVTSSPPGASETDLGRKRRARKIGRVLAETHPDAHCELNHSSPLELAVATILSAQCTDKKVNEVTPKLFARYPSAAAYAGADRGEMEELIRPTGFYRNKTDSLLKLGQALVDRYDGAVPGRLADLVTLPGIGRKTANVILGNAFDVPGITVDTHFQRLVHRWRLTAESDPVKIEHAVGALYEKRDWTMLSHRIIFHGRRVCHARKPACGACTLAKLCPSYGTGPTEPAAAAKLLKGPRARDLAVAAGVDPELVPAQAVAAEVP; encoded by the coding sequence CTGTCCGGGGCGCGACGTAGGCTGACCGTCGTGACCAGTAGCCCTCCCGGTGCCAGCGAGACCGACCTCGGGCGCAAACGCCGTGCCCGCAAGATCGGCCGGGTGCTGGCCGAGACGCATCCCGACGCGCACTGTGAGCTGAACCACAGCAGTCCGCTGGAGTTGGCCGTCGCCACCATTCTCTCCGCGCAGTGCACCGACAAGAAGGTCAACGAGGTCACCCCCAAGCTCTTCGCCCGCTACCCGAGCGCCGCCGCGTACGCCGGGGCCGACCGGGGCGAGATGGAGGAGCTGATCCGGCCCACCGGCTTCTACCGCAACAAGACGGACTCACTGCTCAAGCTCGGCCAGGCCCTGGTGGACCGGTACGACGGCGCTGTCCCCGGCCGGCTCGCCGACCTGGTCACCCTGCCCGGCATCGGCCGCAAGACCGCCAACGTGATCCTCGGCAACGCCTTCGACGTCCCGGGGATCACCGTCGACACGCACTTCCAGCGGCTGGTGCACAGGTGGCGGCTCACCGCCGAAAGCGACCCGGTCAAGATCGAGCACGCGGTCGGCGCGCTGTACGAGAAGCGCGACTGGACGATGCTCTCGCACCGGATCATCTTCCACGGTCGACGGGTCTGTCACGCCCGCAAGCCGGCCTGCGGCGCGTGCACGCTCGCCAAGCTCTGCCCCTCGTACGGCACCGGGCCGACCGAGCCGGCCGCCGCCGCGAAGCTGCTCAAGGGGCCCCGCGCCCGCGACCTCGCGGTGGCCGCCGGGGTCGACCCGGAACTGGTGCCCGCCCAGGCGGTCGCCGCGGAGGTGCCGTGA